ACGACCGCCTGGCCGTGCGCCTCGACATCGCGACGACGTTCCACCGCCTCCGCCACTACTCGGCCACTGAGCTCATAGCCGCAGGTGTTGACCCGCGGACGGTCGCAGGTCGGCTCGGACACGGTGGCGGCGGAACTACAACGCTCAAGACCTACTCGGCGTGGGTCTCTGAGGCCGATCAGCGGGCAGCGGAACGTCTAAGCGCTCGAATGCCGCGTCGTCCGCCACCCCAGCTCTCGTGAGCTGATCGAGCCCGGGATGGAGGCCGTGCTGGTGCAGCTGCCCACCTCGGTGGGCTAGCAGCAATAGCTGTCGGAGAAGACCGAGCTGCGCACAGCGTCACGATTCGTGGTGCGCTTCGTTAGCTGCGCACTAGACTGAAGCTAAGTCTATGACAGGGGCCACATGGTCGCTACGCAAAGTGACTTGAGGGGGTCAAAAAGCACTCTGTGTGACGAGTGCCTACGATCACGAGGTGGGACGCTACTTGCTGCTGCTCTGGACAGGGGATGAGGCGGGATGAACAACGTTCGTCGGTTTCTCCCAGAGGTTGAGATGGAGCTACCGTCAACCAACCTCCATTACGACCGGGCGTGCATTGTTGAAGCCGTTATCGAGTTTCGCTGCTCACTCGCAGAGAATGTGACGTTAGATGACCTTGCTGCCGTGATGGCAGATCAGGACGACTATACGCAGTCGCAGAAGCTTTTTAACGCAGAGAGTACTATAGACGTATCTGGTAGCGACTTTCGTGGGGAGACTACCGGATCTGTCGTCGGATACTGCTATGTCCGCGATGATGAGGCGAGGAAAGTCTTCGTCAAGTTGGACGGATTCGCCTTCTCGTGGGTCGGAAACTACGAGAACTGGACGAACTTTCAGGAAGAGGTGGGGACGCATTGGGCTAGGTTCTTGAGTCAGATCGTTCCAAAGTCTGTTGACCGAGTCGGTGTTCGGTACATCAACAGGATCGATGTTGCTGGTCGACATATCGAGATCAGTGACTACCTTCGTACTAATGTCAACCTATCACCGTATCTGCCGCAAATGATTGCAGGCTACTATCTGCAGGTTCAGGTTCCGGTGCAGAAGTACGATGGTATCGCGACCATCACATCAACCATTGCTCCACCTGGAAAAGAAGACGAGCTTTCG
This sequence is a window from Pseudonocardia petroleophila. Protein-coding genes within it:
- a CDS encoding TIGR04255 family protein, which codes for MNNVRRFLPEVEMELPSTNLHYDRACIVEAVIEFRCSLAENVTLDDLAAVMADQDDYTQSQKLFNAESTIDVSGSDFRGETTGSVVGYCYVRDDEARKVFVKLDGFAFSWVGNYENWTNFQEEVGTHWARFLSQIVPKSVDRVGVRYINRIDVAGRHIEISDYLRTNVNLSPYLPQMIAGYYLQVQVPVQKYDGIATITSTIAPPGKEDELSLVLDIDCWRATRIVEDFQEDGDLWTALADLRLMKNYVFEACITDATRGLIS